The nucleotide window CAGGCCCTGTCTGTATTCCTCCTCGGTGCCAAATAAAATTCGGTGGCAACACCACCACTGAATTTGGAGTTGGACGAGGAGGAAAGCGAGTTCCTCTTGTCTGccaccactctctctctctctagaggcAGTTGATGTTTGCATCCACTGCTTTTCTCAGAAAAAGTTAACCTTTTTCTTCTTCCATCCATTCACTCATTCACTAAGATCGAGCATGATCACGTTCTAGATTCTATAATAATGAATAAATGTCGCAATTCTCATGGTTTAGGTTGAAGGTTGAATTAAGGGCAAAGTAAGCATCCTACCTCACCAACTAAACCATCAGTTTCTTCAGAATTCATATCGTAATCATGTATGCTGCTGGTCAACGTTACAGGAGCCCAAGAATTTCTAAAATATTCGCTGTACAAAGAAGACCAAGGGGGTAAAAAAAAACATACTACATCCGTGTGTGTCGGCACGGCGATTTTGGCCTTTGCCGTCGTCGTGTATCTTGTGTTGTGAGCATGGGATTGCGATGAACTCGGATGCATGTCAAGGGGGTGGGTGGGTTCATGGGTACCCGGAGGCGAGGCAGTCCTCCCAGAACTTGCGGTCCTCCTCCTGCCGCTCCGCCGCGCGCTTCGGGTCCTCGGCGGCCTCCGGCGCCAGTGGGAGAGGAAGCGCCGTGATCGCGCCGCCGCGGGCCCCGGCCACCGCCATCTGCTCCCACCAGGCGCCGCTGCCCCTCCCCGCCTTGTtcctcccctcctcctcgtcgCAGGCAGCTTCGTCTTGTTCTTGGTAGCTGCTGTACTCGTCTCCCTCCACGCAGCTGCTGGACCCGTCGTCGTCCATCTCCGCCTCGTCGTCTTCGTGGCAGCACGCGCTGCTGCcgcaagaggagaaggaggaggaggagtcggtggccgccgcgcccgcgccgtgcGGGCGCGGGTGCGGGCACGACTCCGCGACGCTCTCGGTGTCGCTGTCCTCCATGTCATCGTCGGCCACTTCGTCGACGACGCGGGGCCTCGGGAGCAGCGCTAACGGCGGCGGTGGGTGCACGGCGGAAGCCATGGCGTGGGACGGGCGCGGGGCGCTCACGCGGACGCGGGGACAGACACCGCCAGTATTTATAGCTGACCACGCGCCGAATTCGCCAAGCGGACGACGACTGCAAaatccttttttttttggaatggAAAAAAGAACGACTACAAAATCCTACTGGTGCAGATACGTATAACTAGGCCGCGTTTAGATGACGAAAATTTTTTGgttttgactactgtagcacgttcgtttgtatttgataattagtgtttaattatagactaattagattCGAAAGTtccgtctcacgatttctcacccaactgtgcaattagttttttttcgtctacatttagtactccatgcatatgccgcaagattcgatgtgacactttggggtaaaaaattttgagaactaaacaggcCCCTAGTAAGACTGACTCCAACAATGTAACCCATATCTGAGACCCATATCACGGTTTGGGTAATGTACAGTAAAAATGTTACATCCCCATAGTCCGCGAAAATATTCGAGCCTCACTCCTCAACCCTATCCACGCCGCCATCCCAGCAGGCTCGCAGATCGCCATGGCTGAGCTCCCACTTCACTACAGCTACTACCTCCTCCTCTTGATTCCTCTGCTCGCCCCCATCCCACTCCTCGGCCTCCACCATTCGGCGGCCCGGCGCCGGCGTAGCGGCGCGGCGCCGCTCCCTCCTCCGTCGCCGCGGGCGCTCCCAGTGGTCGGTCACCTCCACCACCTGGCCCTCGCGAGCGCGCTCCCGCACCGCGCCATGCGCGACCTGGCGCGGCCCCTCGGCGGCGGCCCGCTCATGCTGCTCCGCCTCGGCGAGCTCCGCGTCGTGGTGGCCTCGTCCGCCGACGCCGCGCGCGAGGTCATGCGGATCCCCGGCACGGACACCAGAAGAGCGCACGCGGCGCCCGAGCGCGGGCGAGCGGGGCCGGCGGCGCGGCCGGTGCGGGAGCGGGCCACCTCAGCGTTGCGGAGGCGTGCGCAGACGGACCACCATCGGAGATTTGCATACCGGGGAGAGAGGGGATGCTTTTTTGCGTAT belongs to Miscanthus floridulus cultivar M001 chromosome 4, ASM1932011v1, whole genome shotgun sequence and includes:
- the LOC136550550 gene encoding uncharacterized protein isoform X1, whose translation is MASAVHPPPPLALLPRPRVVDEVADDDMEDSDTESVAESCPHPRPHGAGAAATDSSSSFSSCGSSACCHEDDEAEMDDDGSSSCVEGDEYSSYQEQDEAACDEEEGRNKAGRGSGAWWEQMAVAGARGGAITALPLPLAPEAAEDPKRAAERQEEDRKFWEDCLASGCIICAISAR
- the LOC136550550 gene encoding uncharacterized protein isoform X2 codes for the protein MASAVHPPPPLALLPRPRVVDEVADDDMEDSDTESVAESCPHPRPHGAGAAATDSSSSFSSCGSSACCHEDDEAEMDDDGSSSCVEGDEYSSYQEQDEAACDEEEGRNKAGRGSGAWWEQMAVAGARGGAITALPLPLAPEAAEDPKRAAERQEEDRKFWEDCLASG
- the LOC136549210 gene encoding 4-hydroxyphenylacetaldehyde oxime monooxygenase-like; this translates as MAELPLHYSYYLLLLIPLLAPIPLLGLHHSAARRRRSGAAPLPPPSPRALPVVGHLHHLALASALPHRAMRDLARPLGGGPLMLLRLGELRVVVASSADAAREVMRIPGTDTRRAHAAPERGRAGPAARPVRERATSALRRRAQTDHHRRFAYRGERGCFFAYPSVGRQNGSCVWVSRWRAFLVGKTTVEDVFWVCISLLETV